The proteins below come from a single Burkholderia sp. FERM BP-3421 genomic window:
- a CDS encoding GntT/GntP/DsdX family permease — translation MGAVQGSMLLIYTVIAIAALILMIARYKIYPFLVLIIVSLGLGLVVGMPMDKIVKSFETGNGNTLGHIAIVVGLGTMLGKMMAESGGAERIATTLISWFGEKNIHWAMMFVAIIVGLPVFFEVGFVLLIPIAFNVAKRTGKSLLLVGLPMVAGLSVVHGLIPPHPAALLAVQQYGADIGKTIAYGLIVGVPTAIIAGPLFALLINKYVKLPENNPLAAQFVESQATANRTRELPSFGITLFTILLPVGLMLIGSWADLVFEPKSLPNNLLRFVGTSDVALLIAVLVSFWTFGAKQGFNRDQIQKFCSECLAPIAGITLIVGAGGGFGGILRDSGISQQIVATASQAHLSPLLLGWFVAALIRLATGSATVAMTTACGIVAPIAAASGAAVKPELLVLATGSGSLIFSHVNDGGFWLIKEYFGMTVGQTFKTWTLCETIISVVGLALTMLLAAVL, via the coding sequence ATGGGGGCTGTCCAAGGCAGCATGCTGCTGATCTATACCGTGATCGCGATCGCGGCGCTGATCCTGATGATCGCGCGCTACAAGATCTATCCATTCCTGGTCCTCATCATTGTTTCGCTCGGTCTCGGTCTCGTCGTCGGCATGCCGATGGACAAGATCGTGAAGTCGTTCGAGACCGGCAACGGCAACACGCTCGGCCATATCGCGATCGTCGTCGGCCTCGGCACGATGCTCGGCAAGATGATGGCCGAATCGGGCGGCGCCGAACGCATCGCGACCACGCTCATCAGTTGGTTCGGCGAGAAGAACATCCACTGGGCGATGATGTTCGTCGCGATCATCGTCGGCCTGCCGGTGTTCTTCGAGGTCGGTTTCGTGCTGCTGATCCCGATCGCGTTCAACGTCGCGAAGCGCACCGGCAAGTCGCTGCTGCTCGTCGGCCTGCCGATGGTCGCCGGCCTGTCGGTCGTGCACGGCCTGATCCCGCCGCACCCGGCCGCGCTGCTCGCGGTCCAGCAGTACGGCGCCGATATCGGCAAGACGATCGCCTACGGCCTGATCGTCGGCGTGCCGACCGCGATCATCGCGGGCCCGCTGTTCGCGCTCCTGATCAACAAGTACGTGAAGTTGCCGGAGAACAATCCGCTCGCCGCGCAGTTCGTCGAGTCGCAGGCCACGGCCAACCGCACGCGCGAGTTGCCGAGTTTCGGCATCACGCTGTTCACGATCCTGTTGCCGGTCGGCCTGATGCTGATCGGCAGCTGGGCCGACCTGGTGTTCGAGCCGAAGAGCCTGCCGAACAACCTGCTGCGTTTCGTGGGCACGTCCGACGTCGCGCTGCTGATCGCGGTGCTCGTCAGCTTCTGGACCTTCGGCGCGAAGCAGGGCTTCAACCGCGACCAGATCCAGAAGTTCTGCAGCGAGTGTCTCGCGCCGATCGCCGGCATCACGCTGATCGTCGGCGCGGGCGGCGGGTTTGGCGGTATCCTGCGTGACAGCGGCATTTCGCAGCAGATCGTCGCGACCGCGTCGCAGGCCCATCTGTCGCCGCTCCTGCTCGGCTGGTTCGTCGCCGCGCTGATCCGTCTCGCGACGGGTTCCGCGACGGTTGCGATGACCACCGCCTGCGGCATCGTTGCTCCGATCGCGGCCGCCTCGGGCGCGGCGGTGAAGCCGGAACTGCTGGTGCTCGCGACGGGCTCGGGCTCGCTGATCTTCTCGCACGTGAACGACGGTGGCTTCTGGCTGATCAAGGAATATTTCGGGATGACGGTCGGCCAGACGTTCAAGACCTGGACGCTCTGCGAAACCATCATCTCGGTCGTCGGGCTGGCATTGACGATGCTGCTCGCGGCCGTTCTGTAA
- a CDS encoding gluconokinase, translating into MILIAMGVSGAGKTRIGELLAERLGCSFTDGDTLHSAANKEKMHDGIPLTDDDRWPWLRAIRAVIEEKRRAGETAVFTCSSLKRSYRDVLRGGDRDVRFVYLRGTFEVLRERLDARTDHFFNPSLLQSQLDALEVPGSDEAIEVSIELTPEQIVGEVMRQVAESQQRD; encoded by the coding sequence ATGATTCTGATCGCAATGGGCGTCTCGGGCGCGGGCAAGACGCGCATCGGCGAATTGCTGGCCGAGCGCCTCGGGTGCAGCTTCACCGACGGCGATACGCTGCACAGCGCCGCCAACAAGGAGAAGATGCACGACGGCATCCCGCTGACCGACGACGATCGCTGGCCGTGGCTGCGCGCGATCCGCGCGGTCATCGAGGAAAAGCGGCGGGCGGGCGAGACGGCCGTGTTCACGTGCTCGTCGCTCAAGCGCTCGTACCGCGACGTGCTGCGCGGCGGCGATCGCGACGTGCGTTTCGTCTACCTGCGCGGCACCTTCGAGGTGCTGCGCGAGCGGCTCGACGCGCGCACCGACCACTTCTTCAACCCGTCGCTGCTGCAAAGCCAGCTCGACGCGCTGGAAGTGCCGGGGTCCGACGAAGCGATCGAGGTCAGTATCGAGCTGACGCCCGAGCAGATCGTCGGCGAGGTCATGCGGCAGGTCGCCGAGTCGCAGCAGCGCGACTGA
- a CDS encoding TetR/AcrR family transcriptional regulator: MKDKPAQGPRGLDKDAIVAAALQLLDEVGEAAFSVRKLAQTIGCDPMSVLYHFKSKEGLSRAIANALSRSLVPADPALPWRARLLDLARQYRALALAHPAAFGLLLRHVSTGPADLAHIETVHRALADAGIAPAARPCVCVGWYASVIGLAAAETGGLTRPANDVELAEIAALPAAGHPLVREAAPLYAHLDPTHVHDTMLEVLLDGIARQGASGATAFPE, translated from the coding sequence ATGAAGGACAAACCCGCCCAGGGCCCGCGCGGCCTCGACAAGGACGCGATCGTCGCGGCCGCGCTGCAACTGCTCGATGAGGTCGGCGAAGCCGCGTTCAGCGTGCGCAAGCTCGCGCAGACGATCGGCTGCGATCCGATGAGCGTGCTCTATCACTTCAAGTCGAAGGAAGGCCTGAGCCGCGCGATCGCGAATGCGCTGTCGCGCTCGCTCGTGCCGGCCGACCCCGCGCTGCCGTGGCGCGCGCGCCTGCTCGATCTCGCACGCCAGTACCGCGCGCTCGCGCTCGCGCATCCGGCTGCGTTCGGCTTGCTGCTGCGCCACGTCAGCACCGGCCCCGCCGATCTCGCCCACATCGAGACCGTGCACCGCGCGCTGGCCGACGCCGGCATCGCGCCTGCGGCGCGGCCGTGCGTGTGCGTCGGCTGGTACGCGAGCGTCATCGGGCTCGCGGCGGCCGAGACGGGTGGGCTGACCCGGCCCGCCAACGACGTCGAACTCGCGGAAATCGCGGCGCTGCCCGCCGCCGGCCATCCGCTCGTGCGCGAGGCCGCACCGCTGTACGCGCACCTCGATCCGACGCACGTCCACGACACGATGCTGGAGGTGCTGCTCGACGGCATCGCCCGCCAGGGCGCGAGCGGCGCCACTGCGTTCCCGGAATAA
- a CDS encoding NAD(P)/FAD-dependent oxidoreductase, producing the protein MTSNAPLILDDARFGATRLNLESSNWNWCDPARYDGVHPANYYEASLSRWDNAAPLACDVCCDVLVIGAGLLGASAALHLAEAGVETILVDKHQTGSAASGRNGGQLTPGLARWEAADMIEQLSHDDAKRLWRFASSESMELIDALGARYALDLDRQRGHVTAAVHPGHMSALLDGADARRSLGDAGVTLAGRHQLRAEYVRSALYHGAAIDALGGQLHPLALARGLVHGFRLNGGALYEGTEVLSLDETPQGVVATTPGGTITARRGVVLALHNTTFRLLDDGAATTVPFFTYVSVTKPLDVDLAELMPAGMPVYDTQFQIDYYRPVRGNRLLFGGQGTGSCWAQPEVIAYLLERLRTVFPQAAEGFALDSCWSGVSDFTLNGATDSRKTDSRKTDSRKTDSRKTDSRVPMYMVQGWSGHGVAQTVRIGKAISDDFVGRNDDFSMLTAIDHRAIPLGRQLSPVAIPAAKAAMSVMSALNPGKMISF; encoded by the coding sequence ATGACTTCGAATGCTCCTTTGATCCTCGACGACGCGCGTTTCGGCGCGACGCGTCTGAATCTCGAATCCAGCAACTGGAACTGGTGCGATCCCGCGCGCTACGACGGCGTGCATCCGGCCAACTACTACGAGGCGTCGCTGTCGCGTTGGGATAACGCCGCGCCGCTCGCGTGCGACGTGTGTTGCGACGTGCTCGTGATCGGCGCGGGCCTGCTCGGCGCCTCGGCGGCGCTGCATCTCGCCGAAGCCGGTGTCGAGACGATCCTGGTCGACAAGCATCAGACCGGCTCGGCGGCGTCGGGCCGCAACGGCGGCCAGCTGACGCCGGGGCTTGCGCGCTGGGAAGCCGCGGACATGATCGAGCAGCTGTCGCACGACGACGCGAAGCGTCTGTGGCGCTTCGCGTCGTCGGAGTCGATGGAACTGATCGACGCGCTCGGCGCGCGCTACGCGCTGGACCTCGACCGCCAGCGCGGCCATGTCACGGCCGCGGTGCACCCGGGCCACATGAGCGCGCTGCTCGACGGCGCGGACGCGCGCCGCAGCCTCGGCGATGCGGGCGTCACGCTGGCCGGCAGGCACCAGCTGCGCGCCGAGTACGTGCGTTCGGCGCTGTACCACGGCGCGGCGATCGACGCGCTCGGCGGCCAGCTTCACCCGCTCGCGCTGGCGCGCGGCCTGGTCCACGGTTTCCGGCTGAACGGCGGCGCGCTGTACGAGGGCACCGAGGTGCTCAGTCTCGACGAGACGCCGCAAGGCGTGGTCGCGACGACGCCGGGCGGCACGATCACTGCGCGCAGGGGCGTGGTGCTCGCGCTGCACAACACGACGTTCCGGCTGCTCGACGACGGGGCCGCGACGACCGTGCCGTTCTTTACCTACGTGAGCGTGACGAAGCCGCTCGACGTCGACCTGGCGGAACTGATGCCGGCGGGCATGCCGGTGTACGACACGCAGTTCCAGATCGACTACTACCGGCCGGTGCGCGGCAACCGCCTGCTGTTCGGCGGCCAGGGTACCGGCAGCTGTTGGGCGCAGCCGGAGGTGATCGCATATCTGCTCGAGCGTCTGCGCACGGTATTCCCGCAGGCCGCCGAGGGTTTCGCGCTCGACTCCTGCTGGAGCGGCGTCAGCGATTTCACGTTGAACGGCGCGACCGACAGCCGCAAGACCGACAGCCGCAAGACCGACAGCCGCAAGACCGACAGCCGCAAGACCGACAGCCGCGTGCCGATGTACATGGTGCAGGGCTGGAGCGGTCATGGCGTCGCGCAGACGGTGCGGATCGGCAAGGCGATCAGCGACGACTTCGTCGGCCGCAACGACGACTTCTCGATGCTGACCGCGATCGACCATCGCGCGATTCCGCTGGGCCGTCAGCTGTCGCCGGTGGCGATCCCGGCCGCGAAGGCGGCGATGAGCGTGATGAGCGCGCTCAATCCGGGCAAGATGATTTCGTTCTGA
- the purB gene encoding adenylosuccinate lyase: MSDTRPDTLFALTALSPLDGRYASKTDALREWLSEAAFMRHRVTVEVHWLIALSRAGFAEVPRFSEAAEQFLLQLVERFTAHDAARIKDIERVTNHDVKAVEYWLKESVKGQAELEKASEFIHFACTSEDINNTSHGMMLAGARTHVILPALRTVHQRLVALAHAQAEQPMLSRTHGQPASPTTLGKEIANVAARLARAIERIEKVEILGKMNGAVGNFNAHLSAYPEFDWERFARDVIEQRLKLAFNPYTIQIEPHDYMAELFDAVARANTILLDLDRDVWGYIALGYFKQKTKAGEIGSSTMPHKVNPIDFENSEGNLGLANATLRHLADKLPVSRWQRDLTDSTVLRNIGVALGYSLLAYDSLIRGLDKLEVNPQRLNDDLDNCWEVLAEPVQTVMRRYGIENPYEQLKELTRGKGITRDALQVFINGLAIPQDAKDHLLAMTPGSYIGKAVELAKRIA, from the coding sequence ATGTCCGACACCCGTCCCGATACCCTTTTCGCCCTCACCGCGCTGTCGCCGCTCGACGGCCGCTACGCCAGCAAGACCGACGCGCTGCGCGAGTGGCTGTCCGAAGCCGCGTTCATGCGCCACCGCGTCACCGTCGAGGTGCACTGGTTGATCGCGCTGTCGCGCGCCGGCTTCGCCGAAGTACCGCGCTTCTCCGAGGCGGCCGAGCAGTTCCTGCTGCAGCTCGTCGAGCGCTTCACCGCGCACGACGCCGCACGCATCAAGGACATCGAGCGCGTCACGAACCACGACGTGAAGGCCGTCGAGTACTGGCTCAAGGAATCGGTCAAGGGCCAGGCCGAACTGGAGAAGGCCAGCGAATTCATCCATTTCGCGTGCACCTCCGAGGACATCAACAACACCTCGCACGGCATGATGCTGGCCGGCGCGCGCACGCACGTGATCCTGCCCGCGCTGCGCACCGTCCACCAGCGCCTCGTCGCGCTCGCCCACGCGCAGGCCGAGCAGCCGATGCTGTCGCGCACGCACGGCCAGCCCGCGAGCCCGACCACGCTCGGCAAGGAAATCGCCAACGTCGCGGCGCGCCTCGCGCGCGCGATCGAGCGCATCGAGAAGGTCGAGATCCTCGGCAAGATGAACGGCGCGGTCGGCAACTTCAACGCGCACCTGTCCGCCTATCCGGAATTCGACTGGGAGCGCTTCGCGCGCGACGTGATCGAACAGCGCCTGAAGCTCGCGTTCAACCCGTACACGATCCAGATCGAGCCGCACGACTACATGGCCGAACTGTTCGACGCCGTCGCGCGCGCGAACACGATCCTGCTCGATCTCGACCGCGACGTGTGGGGCTATATCGCGCTCGGCTATTTCAAGCAGAAGACCAAGGCGGGCGAGATCGGCTCGTCGACGATGCCGCACAAGGTCAATCCGATCGACTTCGAGAACTCGGAAGGCAACCTCGGCCTCGCGAACGCGACGCTGCGCCACCTCGCCGACAAGCTGCCCGTGTCGCGCTGGCAGCGCGACCTGACCGACTCGACCGTGCTGCGCAACATCGGCGTCGCGCTCGGCTACTCGCTGCTCGCCTACGACTCGCTGATCCGCGGCCTCGACAAGCTCGAAGTGAATCCGCAGCGCCTGAACGACGACCTCGACAACTGCTGGGAAGTGCTGGCCGAGCCGGTGCAGACGGTGATGCGCCGCTACGGCATCGAGAATCCGTACGAGCAGTTGAAGGAGCTGACGCGCGGCAAGGGCATCACGCGCGACGCGCTGCAGGTCTTCATCAACGGCCTCGCGATCCCGCAGGACGCAAAGGACCACCTGCTCGCGATGACGCCGGGCTCCTACATCGGCAAGGCCGTCGAGCTGGCGAAGCGGATCGCCTGA
- a CDS encoding LysR substrate-binding domain-containing protein: MELKWLEDFVSLAETRSFSRSAELRHVSQPAFSRRIQALEAWLGTELIDRSVYPTRVTQAGQVFYEQALAMLSQAHEARTLLRGHVVAPVPTIEFAVPHTLALTYFPRWLQRIEAKMGQVHTRLRALNVHDAVLSLVEGGCDLVMAYHHPSHPVALDPARYDMLTIGIEPISPFSAPARAGRARYALPGEADAPVPYLSYTPNAYLGRMTEVIIANARMPLFLDKVYETDMAEGLKAMALAGHGIAFLPHSAVEDAVAGGRLIRLDRPAKGGAEPFTLTMEIRLYHDKVAAQGDEPRQRLVRALWDVVRDELERGAR; the protein is encoded by the coding sequence ATGGAACTGAAATGGCTCGAAGACTTCGTCTCGCTCGCGGAAACCCGCAGCTTCAGCCGCTCGGCCGAGCTGCGGCACGTGTCGCAGCCGGCGTTCTCGCGCCGCATCCAGGCGCTCGAGGCCTGGCTCGGCACCGAACTGATCGATCGTTCGGTCTATCCGACCCGCGTCACCCAGGCCGGGCAGGTGTTCTACGAGCAGGCGCTCGCGATGCTGTCCCAGGCGCACGAGGCGCGCACGCTGCTGCGCGGCCATGTGGTGGCGCCGGTGCCGACCATCGAGTTCGCGGTGCCGCACACGCTCGCGCTCACTTATTTCCCGCGCTGGCTGCAGCGGATCGAGGCGAAGATGGGCCAGGTGCATACGCGGCTGCGCGCGCTCAATGTGCACGACGCGGTGCTGTCGCTGGTCGAGGGCGGCTGCGACCTGGTGATGGCCTATCACCATCCGAGCCACCCGGTCGCGCTCGATCCGGCGCGCTACGACATGCTGACGATCGGGATCGAGCCGATCAGCCCGTTCTCCGCGCCGGCGCGCGCGGGCCGCGCCCGCTACGCGCTGCCGGGCGAGGCGGACGCGCCGGTGCCGTACCTGTCGTATACGCCGAACGCCTACCTGGGCCGGATGACCGAGGTGATCATCGCCAATGCGCGGATGCCGCTGTTCCTCGACAAGGTCTATGAAACCGACATGGCGGAGGGCCTGAAGGCGATGGCGCTCGCGGGCCACGGCATCGCCTTCCTGCCGCACAGCGCCGTGGAGGACGCGGTCGCGGGCGGCCGGCTGATCCGGCTCGACCGGCCGGCCAAGGGCGGCGCGGAGCCGTTCACGCTGACCATGGAGATCCGCTTGTATCACGACAAGGTGGCCGCGCAGGGCGACGAGCCGCGCCAGCGGCTGGTGCGCGCGCTGTGGGACGTGGTGCGCGACGAACTGGAGCGCGGCGCGCGCTGA
- a CDS encoding Glu/Leu/Phe/Val family dehydrogenase codes for MSSQLQSIPSYLHADDLGPWGNYLQQVDRVAPYLGSLSRWLETLKRPKRILIVDVPIELDNGTVAHFEGYRVQHNVSRGPGKGGVRYHQDVTLSEVMALSAWMSVKNAAVNVPYGGAKGGIRVDPRKLSRGELERVTRRYTSEIGIIIGPNTDIPAPDVNTNEQVMAWMMDTYSMNQGQTATGVVTGKPIALGGSLGRKEATGRGVFVVGCEAAQKKGVEINGARIAVQGFGNVGGIAARLFQEAGAKIVAVQDHTGTIHQPAGLDSVKLLDHVARTGGVAGFEGAEPMPNDEFWTVETEILIPAALENQITEKNAAKIRTKIVVEGANGPTTTAADDILTANGVLVIPDVIANAGGVTVSYFEWVQDFSSFFWTEDEINHRLERVMREAFTGVWAVAEEHKVSVRTAAFIVACKRILMARELRGLYP; via the coding sequence ATGTCTTCGCAATTGCAGTCCATCCCGTCCTACCTGCACGCCGACGATCTCGGCCCGTGGGGCAACTATCTGCAGCAAGTCGATCGCGTCGCGCCGTACCTCGGCTCGCTGTCGCGCTGGCTGGAAACGCTGAAGCGCCCGAAGCGCATCCTGATCGTCGACGTGCCGATCGAGCTCGACAACGGCACGGTCGCGCACTTCGAGGGCTACCGCGTGCAGCACAACGTGTCGCGCGGCCCGGGCAAGGGCGGCGTGCGCTACCACCAGGACGTGACGCTGTCGGAAGTGATGGCGCTGTCCGCGTGGATGTCGGTGAAGAACGCGGCGGTCAACGTGCCGTACGGCGGCGCGAAGGGCGGCATCCGCGTCGACCCGCGCAAGCTGTCGCGCGGTGAGCTGGAGCGCGTCACGCGCCGCTACACGAGCGAAATCGGCATCATCATCGGCCCGAACACCGATATTCCGGCGCCGGACGTCAACACCAACGAACAGGTGATGGCGTGGATGATGGACACCTACTCGATGAACCAGGGCCAGACCGCAACCGGCGTCGTGACCGGCAAGCCGATCGCGCTCGGCGGTTCGCTGGGCCGTAAGGAAGCGACGGGCCGCGGCGTGTTCGTGGTCGGTTGCGAAGCGGCGCAGAAGAAGGGCGTCGAGATCAACGGCGCGCGCATCGCGGTGCAGGGCTTCGGCAACGTCGGCGGGATCGCCGCACGGCTGTTCCAGGAAGCGGGCGCGAAGATCGTGGCCGTGCAGGACCACACCGGGACGATCCACCAGCCGGCCGGCCTGGATTCGGTCAAGCTGCTCGATCACGTGGCCCGCACGGGCGGCGTCGCGGGCTTCGAGGGCGCCGAGCCGATGCCGAACGACGAGTTCTGGACGGTCGAGACCGAGATCCTGATCCCGGCCGCGCTCGAGAACCAGATCACCGAGAAGAACGCGGCGAAGATCCGCACCAAGATCGTCGTCGAGGGCGCGAACGGCCCGACCACGACGGCCGCGGACGACATCCTGACCGCCAACGGCGTGCTGGTGATCCCCGACGTGATCGCCAACGCGGGCGGCGTGACCGTGTCGTACTTCGAATGGGTGCAGGATTTCTCGAGCTTCTTCTGGACCGAGGACGAGATCAACCATCGCCTGGAGCGCGTGATGCGCGAAGCCTTCACGGGCGTGTGGGCGGTGGCCGAGGAGCACAAGGTGTCGGTGCGCACGGCGGCGTTCATCGTCGCGTGCAAGCGGATCCTGATGGCGCGCGAGCTGCGCGGTCTGTACCCCTGA
- a CDS encoding glutamate/aspartate ABC transporter substrate-binding protein: MKFQKAILMAAALSAFAGGAIAQETGTLKKIKDTGVIALGHRESSIPFSYYDEKQQVVGYSRDFQMKVVDAVKKKLSLPNLQVRNIPVTSQNRIPLVQNGTVDIECGSTTNNLDRQKQAAFSDTIFVIGTRLMTSKDSGIKDFPDLKGKTVVTTAGTTSERLLRAMNNEKQMGMNIISAKDHGESFQTLETGRAAAFMMDDALLAGERAKAKQPGNWVIVGTAQSQEAYGCMMRKDDPAFKKLVDDAISDVEKSGEAVKIYSKWFENPIPPKGLNLNFPLSDAMKKLYANPNDKALD; the protein is encoded by the coding sequence ATGAAGTTCCAGAAAGCAATTCTGATGGCCGCCGCGCTCAGCGCCTTTGCTGGCGGCGCCATCGCGCAGGAGACCGGCACGCTCAAGAAGATCAAGGATACAGGCGTGATTGCACTGGGTCACCGCGAATCTTCGATTCCGTTCTCGTATTACGATGAAAAGCAGCAGGTGGTCGGCTACTCGCGCGACTTCCAGATGAAGGTCGTCGATGCGGTCAAGAAGAAGCTGAGCCTGCCCAACCTGCAGGTCCGCAACATTCCGGTGACGTCGCAGAACCGCATCCCGCTCGTGCAGAACGGCACGGTCGACATCGAGTGCGGCTCGACGACGAACAACCTCGATCGCCAGAAGCAGGCCGCGTTCTCCGACACGATCTTCGTGATCGGCACGCGCCTGATGACGTCGAAGGATTCGGGCATCAAGGACTTCCCGGACCTGAAGGGCAAGACCGTCGTGACGACGGCGGGCACCACCTCGGAACGCCTGCTGCGCGCGATGAACAACGAAAAGCAGATGGGCATGAACATCATCAGCGCGAAGGATCACGGCGAATCGTTCCAGACGCTGGAAACGGGCCGCGCCGCCGCGTTCATGATGGATGACGCGCTGCTCGCGGGCGAGCGTGCGAAGGCGAAGCAGCCGGGCAACTGGGTGATCGTCGGCACCGCGCAGTCGCAGGAAGCGTATGGTTGCATGATGCGCAAGGACGATCCGGCGTTCAAGAAGCTGGTCGACGACGCGATTTCGGACGTCGAGAAGTCGGGCGAGGCGGTGAAGATCTACTCGAAGTGGTTCGAGAACCCGATCCCGCCGAAGGGCCTGAATCTGAACTTCCCGCTGTCCGATGCGATGAAGAAGCTGTACGCGAACCCGAACGACAAGGCGCTCGACTGA
- a CDS encoding amino acid ABC transporter permease — protein sequence MSYHWNWGIFLSPVSTGEPATYLGWLMSGFWVTIKVSLVAWVIALIVGSLFGVLRTVPNKWLSALGTLYVSIFRNIPLIVQFFIWYFVIPELLPKAIGDWIKQLPPGTQFFTASIVCLGLFTGARVCEQVRSGINALPKGQRAAGLAMGFTQWQTYRYVLLPVAYRIIVPPLTSEFLNIFKNSAVASTIGLLDLSAQARQLVDYTAQTYESFIAVTLAYVVINLVVMTLMRWIESRSRLPGYIGGK from the coding sequence ATGTCTTACCACTGGAACTGGGGCATCTTTCTGAGTCCCGTTTCGACGGGCGAGCCGGCCACCTACCTCGGCTGGCTGATGTCGGGGTTCTGGGTGACGATCAAGGTATCGCTCGTCGCGTGGGTGATCGCGCTGATCGTCGGCTCGCTGTTCGGCGTGCTGCGCACCGTCCCGAACAAATGGCTGTCCGCGCTCGGCACGCTGTACGTGTCGATCTTCCGGAACATCCCGCTGATCGTGCAGTTCTTCATCTGGTACTTCGTGATCCCGGAGCTGCTGCCGAAGGCGATCGGCGACTGGATCAAGCAGCTGCCGCCCGGCACGCAGTTCTTCACCGCCTCGATCGTCTGCCTGGGCCTGTTCACCGGCGCGCGCGTCTGCGAGCAGGTGCGCTCGGGCATCAATGCGCTGCCCAAGGGCCAGCGCGCGGCCGGTCTCGCGATGGGCTTCACGCAATGGCAGACCTACCGGTACGTGCTGTTGCCGGTGGCCTACCGGATCATCGTGCCGCCGCTGACGTCGGAATTCCTGAATATCTTCAAGAATTCGGCGGTCGCGTCGACGATCGGCCTGCTCGACCTGTCCGCGCAGGCCCGGCAGCTCGTCGACTACACCGCGCAGACCTATGAGTCGTTCATCGCGGTGACGCTCGCGTACGTGGTCATCAACCTGGTCGTCATGACGCTGATGCGCTGGATCGAAAGCCGCTCGCGTCTGCCCGGCTACATCGGAGGCAAATGA
- the gltK gene encoding glutamate/aspartate ABC transporter permease GltK — protein sequence MHQFDWSSIPGALPTLWTGAVVTFKITVLAIVIGILWGTLLALMRLSGVKPLQWFAQGYVTVFRSIPLVMVLLWFFLIVPQVLQGVLGLAPTADIRLVSAMVAFSLFEAAYYSEIIRAGIQAVPRGQVNASFALGMNYAQAMRLVILPQAFRAMVPLLLTQAIVLFQDTSLVYVISLADFFRTAANIGDRDGTNIEMILFAGACYFVVCVMASALVKGLQKKVTR from the coding sequence ATGCATCAGTTCGACTGGAGTAGTATCCCCGGCGCGCTGCCTACCCTGTGGACGGGCGCCGTGGTGACCTTCAAGATCACGGTGCTCGCGATCGTGATCGGGATTCTGTGGGGCACGCTGCTCGCGCTGATGCGGCTGTCGGGCGTCAAGCCGCTGCAGTGGTTCGCGCAGGGCTACGTCACGGTGTTCCGCTCGATCCCGCTCGTGATGGTGCTGCTGTGGTTCTTCCTGATCGTGCCGCAGGTGCTGCAGGGCGTGCTCGGTCTCGCGCCGACCGCCGACATCCGGCTCGTGTCCGCGATGGTCGCGTTCTCGCTGTTCGAGGCCGCGTACTATTCGGAAATCATCCGCGCCGGGATCCAGGCGGTGCCGCGCGGCCAGGTGAACGCGTCGTTCGCGCTCGGCATGAACTACGCGCAGGCGATGCGCCTCGTGATCCTGCCGCAGGCGTTTCGCGCGATGGTGCCGCTCCTGCTCACGCAGGCGATCGTGCTGTTCCAGGACACCTCGCTCGTGTACGTGATCAGTCTCGCGGACTTCTTCCGCACGGCCGCCAACATCGGCGACCGCGACGGCACCAACATCGAGATGATCCTGTTCGCCGGCGCCTGCTATTTCGTGGTGTGCGTGATGGCTTCCGCATTGGTCAAAGGTCTCCAGAAAAAGGTCACAAGATGA